From Ovis aries strain OAR_USU_Benz2616 breed Rambouillet chromosome 21, ARS-UI_Ramb_v3.0, whole genome shotgun sequence, a single genomic window includes:
- the SIGIRR gene encoding single Ig IL-1-related receptor isoform X1: MTSVMGIPSSGGKSWSQPLTRPGALTDRPQGQRVNLAQPLGDQPAQPRSPVALWVAPVSSLPRGGPGQTMAGACDKAPDFLSPSGNQVLGLALGSTVTLNCTALVVSGPHCPLPSVQWLKDGLLLSNGSLYHLHEHSWVKTNWSEVLVSSVLGINLTRAEDFGTFTCSLQNVSSSSFTLWRAGLAGHVAAVLASLLALLALLLVALLYVKCRLNVLLWYQDKYGEVEMNDGKLYDAYISYSDSPEDRKFVNFILKPQLERHRGYKLFLDDRDLLPRAEPSADLLVNLSRCRRLVVVLSDAFLGRAWCSHSFREGLCRLLELTRRPIFITFEGQRRDPAHPALRLLRQHRHLVTLLLWKPGSVTPSSDFWKELRLALPRKVQYRSMEGDPQTRLQDDKDPMLIARGRLPEGRSLDPELDPDPEGDLGVRGPVFGEPAAPPPASAASLGEGQGSEVDVSDLGSRNYSARTDFYCLVSEDDM, from the exons ATGACGTCAGTGATGGGCATCCCCTCCTCAGGAGGAAAGAGCTGGAGCCAG CCTCTGACCCGTCCTGGCGCCCTGACTGACCGGCCACAAGGACAGAGAGTGAATCTTGCTCAGCCCTTGGGGGATCAGCCTGCTCAGCCAAGGAGCCCCGTGGCGCTGTGGGTGGCACCAGTGTCCAGCCTGCCTCGAGGAGGCCCCGGCCAGACCATGGCAG GAGCCTGCGACAAGGCCCCTGACTTCCTGTCCCCGTCTGGAAACCAGGTCCTGGGGCTTGCCCTGGGCAGCACGGTCACACTGAACTGCACAGCCTTGGTGGTCTCGGGGCCCCACTGCCCCCTGCCCTCAGTACAGTGGCTGAAAGACGGGCTGCTGCTGAGCAATGGAAGCCTCTATCACCTCCATGAGCACTCCTG GGTCAAGACCAACTGGTCAGAGGTGCTTGTGTCCAGTGTCCTGGGGATCAACCTGACCAGAGCTGAGGACTTCGGGACCTTCACCTGCTCCCTCCAGAACGTCAGCTCGTCTTCCTTCACTCTTTGGAGAGCTG GCCTGGCGGGACATGTGGCCGCGGTGCTGGCCTCGCTCTTGGCCCTGCTGGCCCTGCTCCTGGTGGCGCTGCTGTACGTGAAGTGTCGGCTCAATGTGCTGCTCTGGTACCAAGACAAGTATGGGGAGGTGGAGATGAACG ACGGGAAGCTCTACGACGCCTACATCTCCTACAGCGACAGCCCTGAGGACCGGAAGTTCGTGAACTTCATCCTGAAGCCGCAGCTGGAGCGGCATCGTGGCTACAAGCTCTTTCTGGACGACCGCGACCTCCTGCCGCGCGCGG AGCCGTCGGCAGACCTCCTGGTGAACCTGAGCCGCTGCCGGCGACTTGTGGTGGTGTTGTCGGATGCCTTCCTGGGCCGGGCCTGGTGCAGTCACAGCTTCCG GGAGGGCCTGTGCCGGCTGCTGGAGCTCACGCGCAGACCCATCTTCATCACCTTCGAGGGCCAGCGGCGCGACCCCGCGCACCCCGCGCTGCGCCTGCTGCGGCAGCATCGCCACCTCGTGACCCTGCTGCTCTGGAAGCCCGGCTCTGTG ACGCCTTCCTCCGATTTTTGGAAAGAGCTACGGTTGGCGCTGCCACGGAAGGTGCAGTACAGATCGATGGAGGGAGACCCCCAGACCCGGCTGCAGGACGACAAGGACCCCATGCTGATTGCGCGAGGCCGGCTCCCAGAGGGTCGGAGCCTGGACCCCGAGCTGGACCCCGACCCTGAGGGGGACCTGG GTGTGCGAGGGCCTGTCTTTGGGGAGCCAGCAGCTCCTCCACCCGCAAGTGCGGCCTCGCTCGGAGAGGGCCAAGGCAGCGAGGTGGACGTGTCAGACCTTGGCTCCCGGAACTACAGTGCCCGCACGGACTTCTACTGCCTGGTGTCGGAGGACGACATGTAG
- the SIGIRR gene encoding single Ig IL-1-related receptor isoform X2, producing MGASRVLRPEPTHWLLGQAWDVSTSRTRTQDQGDCPKRDPHPRHVLAVSLSLRSRDCQEAQICSLFGVKTNWSEVLVSSVLGINLTRAEDFGTFTCSLQNVSSSSFTLWRAGLAGHVAAVLASLLALLALLLVALLYVKCRLNVLLWYQDKYGEVEMNDGKLYDAYISYSDSPEDRKFVNFILKPQLERHRGYKLFLDDRDLLPRAEPSADLLVNLSRCRRLVVVLSDAFLGRAWCSHSFREGLCRLLELTRRPIFITFEGQRRDPAHPALRLLRQHRHLVTLLLWKPGSVTPSSDFWKELRLALPRKVQYRSMEGDPQTRLQDDKDPMLIARGRLPEGRSLDPELDPDPEGDLGVRGPVFGEPAAPPPASAASLGEGQGSEVDVSDLGSRNYSARTDFYCLVSEDDM from the exons ATGGGCGCCAGCAGAGTGCTACGGCCTGAACCCACTCATTGGCTGCTGGGCCAGGCCTGGGATGTGAGCACCTCCAGGACCCGGACCCAGGATCAGGGTGACTGTCCCAAAAGAGACCCACACCCCCGCCATGTTCTGGCCGTTTCTCTCAGCTTACGGTCTAGGGACTGCCAGGAAGCCCAAATCTGCAGCCTGTTTGG GGTCAAGACCAACTGGTCAGAGGTGCTTGTGTCCAGTGTCCTGGGGATCAACCTGACCAGAGCTGAGGACTTCGGGACCTTCACCTGCTCCCTCCAGAACGTCAGCTCGTCTTCCTTCACTCTTTGGAGAGCTG GCCTGGCGGGACATGTGGCCGCGGTGCTGGCCTCGCTCTTGGCCCTGCTGGCCCTGCTCCTGGTGGCGCTGCTGTACGTGAAGTGTCGGCTCAATGTGCTGCTCTGGTACCAAGACAAGTATGGGGAGGTGGAGATGAACG ACGGGAAGCTCTACGACGCCTACATCTCCTACAGCGACAGCCCTGAGGACCGGAAGTTCGTGAACTTCATCCTGAAGCCGCAGCTGGAGCGGCATCGTGGCTACAAGCTCTTTCTGGACGACCGCGACCTCCTGCCGCGCGCGG AGCCGTCGGCAGACCTCCTGGTGAACCTGAGCCGCTGCCGGCGACTTGTGGTGGTGTTGTCGGATGCCTTCCTGGGCCGGGCCTGGTGCAGTCACAGCTTCCG GGAGGGCCTGTGCCGGCTGCTGGAGCTCACGCGCAGACCCATCTTCATCACCTTCGAGGGCCAGCGGCGCGACCCCGCGCACCCCGCGCTGCGCCTGCTGCGGCAGCATCGCCACCTCGTGACCCTGCTGCTCTGGAAGCCCGGCTCTGTG ACGCCTTCCTCCGATTTTTGGAAAGAGCTACGGTTGGCGCTGCCACGGAAGGTGCAGTACAGATCGATGGAGGGAGACCCCCAGACCCGGCTGCAGGACGACAAGGACCCCATGCTGATTGCGCGAGGCCGGCTCCCAGAGGGTCGGAGCCTGGACCCCGAGCTGGACCCCGACCCTGAGGGGGACCTGG GTGTGCGAGGGCCTGTCTTTGGGGAGCCAGCAGCTCCTCCACCCGCAAGTGCGGCCTCGCTCGGAGAGGGCCAAGGCAGCGAGGTGGACGTGTCAGACCTTGGCTCCCGGAACTACAGTGCCCGCACGGACTTCTACTGCCTGGTGTCGGAGGACGACATGTAG